The Catenulispora sp. MAP5-51 nucleotide sequence GCCGATCACCCTGGCGCCCGCCGTCTTCGCGGCCTGGACCAGGAGCGATCCGATGCGGCCGGCGGCGGCCGTGATCAGGATCGTCTCGCCCGCCGCCAGCCTCATCGCGCTGAGCATGCCCACGGCCACGGCGCCGGCCTGGAAGACCGGGACCGCTTGCTCGAGGCCGACGTCCTCCGGGACCTCGAACAGCCACCGGGTGTCGACCACGGCCTGTTCCGCGTAGCCGCCGCCGGTCCTGGGCATCGCGGCGACCACCCGGCGTCCGACGAGTCCGTCATCGGCGCCCGGGCCGACAGCCGCCACTCGTCCCCCGACTTCCAGGCCCGGTATATACGGAAGCGGGAACGGGAAGCGCCCGCTGCGCACGATCGTGTCGCCGAAGAGCACGGCGGCGACCTCCACGTCGATCACCACCTGCCCGGCCGCCGGCGTCGGGGCCGGGGCGTCCTCCGGCTTCAGGACCGCAACCACCGCGACAAGTACGACCTCGTCGCGCAGATCCACGACGAGGCCATGACCGCACTGCTGGGCACGGTCGGCACGGTCGGCATGGCCGGCACGGTCGAGGACGCCACCCCGCCGGCCGAGCGCTGGGTCGCCTTCTTCGAGCACATCGACGCCTACCACCGCTTCTACGGCGCCATGCTCGGCCGCAAGGGCAGCCCCTGGTTCGCCGACCGGATGCGCGCGGCGCTGTCGGCCATGGTGACCGCGCACCTGCCTGCTGCGGAGACTGATCTGGTCCCGGCCGTCCTCGGTGCGATGTTCACGCAGTCCAGCACCTGGTGGCTCGAAGCCGGCCGGCCGGTGCCGCCGCGCGAGATCGCCGCCACGTCGGCGCGGCTGGCGGGCGCGGTGATCCGGGAGGCCGGTCGTGGATCAGAAGGCGGTGATCCACGACAGTGATCGGATACCATGCGCCAGCCGACACCGAGCCATCACTGAGCCATCACTGAGCCATCACTGAGCCGGCACTGAGCCGGCACTGAGCCGGCACCGAGCCGGCACCGAGCGCCAAGGAGGCCGCCCATGGAACCCGTCACACTGATCACCGGCGGTTCGAGCGGAATCGGCGCCGCGACCGCCCGCGCGCTGCTCGAGCAGGGCCACCGGGTCGCCGTCACCGGGCGCGACGCCGAGCGGCTGGCCGACTTCGCCGCCTCGGCCGGCGCGGGGGAGCAGCTGCTGACCATCGCCGGCGACACCAGCGACGCCGACGATGTGGCGGCCACCGTCTCCCAGGTCCTGGACAGCTGGGGCCGCCTGGACACGGTGATCGCCAACGCGGGCTTCTCCCTGCCCGGCGCGCTGGAGGACCACGACCCCGACGCCATGCGCGATATGGTGCTGACCAACGTCCTGGGCCCGGCCCTGCTGGTCCGTGAGACGCTCCCGCACCTGCGCGCCTCCAGGGGCCGCATCGTGGTCGTCGGCTCGGTCGCGGGCATCAGGTACACGCCGGGGAACCTGTACTCGGTCACCAAGTGGGCCGTGCACGCCCTGGTCGAGAACGTCCGCCTGCTGGTGGGCAAGGACGGCGTGGGCGTCACCCTCATCGCCCCCGGCGTGGTGGACACCGCCTTCTGGGACGAGCGCGGCGGCGCCCCGGACGCTGCCCTGACCCCCGAGCAGATCGCCAACGCGATCGTGTTCGCGCTCAACCAGCCCGCGGATGTGGTCGTCAACCAGCTGGTGGTGCGGCCGATAGGGCAGGTCAACTGAGCGGGCAGGGCACCTGAGCCGGCGGGTCAACCGATCGCCCAGGTCACCTGATCGCGCTCACGCCTTCCACCCCGCCCGCTCCAGCACCCGCGGCGCCACCGCCCCGGCGGCCGTGGCGGTCGCCGCCGACGCCAGCACCGTCCCCCAGGCCACCGGACCCAGCGGCGTGCAGCCGAAGAACTGGCTCACGCCGGGCGTCTCCACCACCGCGACCAGCGCGACCGCCGACACCGCCGCCGTCGCTATCACCAGCGGGCTGTGACGTGCCGTCAGCAGTGTCTGGCCCAGCTGCGTGCCGACCAGCGCTCCGAGCCCCATCGTCTCCGCGCGGCGGGGGCGGCCCGAGACGCGGCCGATGCTCCAGGCCAGGCCGGCGCCGAGGGCGGTCGCTCCGCCGCGGACGGCTAGCGTGCGCTTGAACTCCGGGTCCCACAGGTTGCTCACCGGGCCGCGGGCCAGCGGATCCTCCGTGCCGTTGGAGCGGGCCGGGGCCAGGGCGACTGCCAGGGCGGGGAGCATGTCCGTCAGCATGTTGACGAGCAGGAGTTGGCGGGTTCCCAGCGGTGCGCGGCCGGCGATCGCGGTGCCCAGCACCGTGAAGGCGACCTCGCCGGCGTTGCCGCCGACCAGGATCGAGGCGGCGTCGCGGACGTTGCCCCACAGGGTGCGCCCCTCGCGCAGGGCTTCGGTGATGCGGGACGGGTCGGGTTCGGCCAGGACCAGGTCGGCGGCCGAGCGGGCGGCGGCCGAGCCGTGGCCGGCGATGGCGATGCCGACGTCGGCCAGCCGGATCGCGGCGGCGTCGTTGGTGCCGTCGCCGGTCATCGCCACGATGCGGCCGGCCTCGCGCAGCGCCTGCACGACCCGCACCTTCTGCTCCGGCGACACCCGCGCGAACACCGTCGTGTGCAGGACCCGCTCGGCGCGCTGGCGCTTGCTCAGCCGGTCGAACTCCGGGCCGGTGAGCACCAGGTGCGCGTCGGGGATGCCGAGCTGGGCGGCGATCGCGGTGGCGGTGTTCGGGTGGTCGCCGGTGATCATCGTGACCCGGACGCCGGCCGCGCTCAGCTCCGCGACCGCCCGCGCCGAGGTGGGACGCGGGGTGTCGGCGATCGCGACGAAGCCGATCAGCGTCAGCTCGGTGACCAGCGCCGCGACGTCGAGCCCCGCGAGGTCCTCGGCGGAATCGAGGGACTCGACCACCGGGTGCGCCTCGGCGACCGCCAGCACCCGCAGGCCCTCGCCGGTCAGCCGGGCCGTCGCGGCCACGGCCTCGCGGCGCCGCGCGGCAGTCAGGGTACTGACACCGCCGTCGCGCGACCGCACCTGTGCACACACCTCCAGCACCGTCTCCGGCGCGCCCTTCACCGCCAGCGTCAGCCGCGTGCTGTTGGTCCCGACCGAGGCCGCGTAGCCGCGCGTGGTCTCGAACGGCAGCTCCGCGACCAGTTTCCAGTCCCCGTCCGGGCCGACGTGGCGGTGCGCGGCCTCCACGACCGCGCCGTCGGTGGCGTGCGCGAGCCGCCGCGCCGAGCCCTCCTCCGCCTCCGGGCAGGCCCGCGCCGCGAACCGCAGCAGCCGCCGGCCCTGCTCGCCGTCCAGCGGCAGATCGCCGACGAGGTCCGCCAGCCGCGTCACCGACAGCCGGCCCTGGGTGAGCGTGCCGGTCTTGTCGAAGCAGACCGTGTCGACCCGGCCCAGTGCCTCCAAGGTGCGCGACGAGCGCACCAGCACCCCGCGCTGCGACAGCCGGCGCGCGGCGGCCAGCTGCGCGACCGTCGCCACCAGCGGCAGCCCTTCGGGCACCGCCGCGACCGCGACCGCGACGCCGGAGGCCACGGCGCGCGGCAGCGGAACGCCGCGCAGCGCCGACAACCCGGTGACCGCGATCCCGCCGACCCCGGCCGCCGGCAACGCGATCCGCGTCAGCTCGGCCAGCCGCGCCTGGATGCCGGCCGGCGGCGGGGCCGAGCCCGCGACCGCCGCCGCGCGTCCGGCCTCAGTGTCCTGACCCACCGCCACGACCAGCGCCGTGCAGCTGCCGGCCAGGATCGTGCAGCCCTCGTAGAGCATGCACGCGCGCTCGTCCAGATCCGCGCCGGGCGTGGCGGCCGGGAGTTTGGCCACCGGGAGCGACTCGCCGTTCAGGCTGGACTCGTCGACCTCCAGATCCTGGGCCGTCAGCAGGCGGACGTCGGCGGGCACCACGTCGGTCGGGCCGAACCGGACGACGTCGCCGACCCGCAGCCGGTCGGCCGGCACCTGCTGCGCCGGGGCGTCTTCGAGCCCTGCGAGCCATGCGTCACCGGGCCCTGATTTGGACCCTGATCCGGACCCTGATTCGGCAAGCGCCGGCCGCCAGTCGACGCGGCGCGCCTCGATCTGCTCACCCATCAACAGCCGCCGCAACGCCTGCTCGGCCCGCATCCGCTGCGCCCCGCTGATCACCGCGTTCCCCGCCATCACGCCGCCGACCAGCACCGCGTCGACGCCGGAGCCGACGATCGCCGAGGCCGCGGCGCCCAGGGCCAGCACCGGGGTCAGCGGATCGCGCAGCTCCTCGGCCACCGCGCCGACCAAGCCCGTGGTCTGCGAAACCAATGGCAGAGCATTGAGTATCCGTGCCGTCTCCCGGCCCGTATCCGTGACCGCCGCGACCCGTCCGCGCGGGGGCGGCGCGACCGGCAGCTCCCGCCGGGCACGCTCCACGCGGTCGAACGCCT carries:
- a CDS encoding zinc-binding dehydrogenase, which codes for MDLRDEVVLVAVVAVLKPEDAPAPTPAAGQVVIDVEVAAVLFGDTIVRSGRFPFPLPYIPGLEVGGRVAAVGPGADDGLVGRRVVAAMPRTGGGYAEQAVVDTRWLFEVPEDVGLEQAVPVFQAGAVAVGMLSAMRLAAGETILITAAAGRIGSLLVQAAKTAGARVIGAVGGTAKAQAVTALGADEVVDYSDPDWVGQVRAVTDGHGADLAWTPASSAAGA
- a CDS encoding TetR-like C-terminal domain-containing protein, encoding MTALLGTVGTVGMAGTVEDATPPAERWVAFFEHIDAYHRFYGAMLGRKGSPWFADRMRAALSAMVTAHLPAAETDLVPAVLGAMFTQSSTWWLEAGRPVPPREIAATSARLAGAVIREAGRGSEGGDPRQ
- a CDS encoding SDR family oxidoreductase; protein product: MEPVTLITGGSSGIGAATARALLEQGHRVAVTGRDAERLADFAASAGAGEQLLTIAGDTSDADDVAATVSQVLDSWGRLDTVIANAGFSLPGALEDHDPDAMRDMVLTNVLGPALLVRETLPHLRASRGRIVVVGSVAGIRYTPGNLYSVTKWAVHALVENVRLLVGKDGVGVTLIAPGVVDTAFWDERGGAPDAALTPEQIANAIVFALNQPADVVVNQLVVRPIGQVN
- a CDS encoding HAD-IC family P-type ATPase — its product is MDRIAVGAVRIAAASTMGAVDAVAGLAEAGPRRARRRIWTADGRAHVEVKGLTGSGDRHHRLREHLTGTLRELKGVRWAEINAVTQHILVDFDEQELDVEAIIEVIEAAEEAHGTDEETFSRTKPEHPSADAPVNLALISLAADAVGLSVAVAGRLLRIPAVPQTVRVPLLIAETTPRVRHVVEERIGRTHTEALFAVSNSTLNALAQGPEPILIDSSHHALRFAEARARQAVWRRRERELVGDGSGLPSEVPHRAERPAPFPEGPVEKLGDRAALASLLGAGGVLAATRDPGRAGDLMLATMPKAARLGREAFAAMLDWELTRHGVVPMDISSLRRLDRISSVAVDSSVLCTDRPRILSAVATGPGATDRQIWTAAEEALNVSESASEVPRFAGPGPWTVGGWRFEKPHDAAEGTIGGPVALTLDVLSPDGARQGRVRIGVETDPLADALLAAARDATSHVVLTEHDSVGDLLPWADEVVAPGGPLVDHIRLTQLGGSGVLAISGNDDDALHAADIGVAVVAEGRPVCWSAELLCGPGLSQAWRILRSIDTARQVSERSARLAMGGSALGALLAVTGRRRTARPLTLSPVHSAMAAAIAGGTLSALRVARQPAPEPSVRGNWHDLTPREAFDRVERARRELPVAPPPRGRVAAVTDTGRETARILNALPLVSQTTGLVGAVAEELRDPLTPVLALGAAASAIVGSGVDAVLVGGVMAGNAVISGAQRMRAEQALRRLLMGEQIEARRVDWRPALAESGSGSGSKSGPGDAWLAGLEDAPAQQVPADRLRVGDVVRFGPTDVVPADVRLLTAQDLEVDESSLNGESLPVAKLPAATPGADLDERACMLYEGCTILAGSCTALVVAVGQDTEAGRAAAVAGSAPPPAGIQARLAELTRIALPAAGVGGIAVTGLSALRGVPLPRAVASGVAVAVAAVPEGLPLVATVAQLAAARRLSQRGVLVRSSRTLEALGRVDTVCFDKTGTLTQGRLSVTRLADLVGDLPLDGEQGRRLLRFAARACPEAEEGSARRLAHATDGAVVEAAHRHVGPDGDWKLVAELPFETTRGYAASVGTNSTRLTLAVKGAPETVLEVCAQVRSRDGGVSTLTAARRREAVAATARLTGEGLRVLAVAEAHPVVESLDSAEDLAGLDVAALVTELTLIGFVAIADTPRPTSARAVAELSAAGVRVTMITGDHPNTATAIAAQLGIPDAHLVLTGPEFDRLSKRQRAERVLHTTVFARVSPEQKVRVVQALREAGRIVAMTGDGTNDAAAIRLADVGIAIAGHGSAAARSAADLVLAEPDPSRITEALREGRTLWGNVRDAASILVGGNAGEVAFTVLGTAIAGRAPLGTRQLLLVNMLTDMLPALAVALAPARSNGTEDPLARGPVSNLWDPEFKRTLAVRGGATALGAGLAWSIGRVSGRPRRAETMGLGALVGTQLGQTLLTARHSPLVIATAAVSAVALVAVVETPGVSQFFGCTPLGPVAWGTVLASAATATAAGAVAPRVLERAGWKA